The DNA window GATGGCCAACGAAGTCGCGAAGTTGATCGGCAACGACGTCGCGCCGCCTGAATCGATCGACGAGGCGACGAAACTCGGCGCTGGCTTCCCCGACGGACCCGTCAAGATTGTCGACGAGTTCGGCATCGAGAACGCCCTCGAGACGCTCGAGGAGGCCTACGAGGAGACGGGCCACGAACGCTACGAACCAGCCGACTACCTCGAGGAGCGAGCGTCCGAAGGCGGCTTCTATGACGCCGCGGAAGACGACGACGGCGTCGAGTTCGACGCCATCCGCGTCGAGTATCCCGGCGACATGGTCGGTCACATCGTCCTCGACCGGCCACACCGGATGAACACCATCAGCGACGAACTGCTCGAGGAACTCGCCACAGCCGTCGACTTGCTCGAGGACGACGAAGAGATTCGCTCGATTCTGATCACGGGCGAGGGCGAGAAGGCCTTCTCCGCCGGAGCAGACGTCCAGAGCATGGCCGCGGGCGGTGCGGATCCACTCGAGGGTCAGGAACTGTCCCGGCTGGGACAGCAGACGTTCGGTAAACTCGAGGCCTGTGACCTGCCCATCGTCGCCGGCATCGACGGCTTCTGTCTCGGCGGCGGGATGGAGCTCTCGATGTGTGCCGACCTCCGCGTGGCGAGCGAGCGCTCGGCGTTCGGCCAACCCGAACTCGACCTTGGCTTGCTGCCCGGCTGGGGTGGCACGCAGCGACTCAAACACATCGTCGGCGAGGGTCGAGCGAAGGAGATCATCCTCACCGCGGAGCGCTTCGACGCCGAGACGATGGCCGACTACGGCTTCGTCAACGACGTCGTCGACAACGCGGACCTCGAGGACGAAGCCCTCGCCCTCGCGACTGACCTCGCCGGCGGCCCGCCAGTCGCCCAGAAGTTCACCAAGCGCGCGATGCTCACCGGCCGCCACGACACCGAAGCCGGCCTCGAGTACGAGGCCTCCGCGTTCGGTCACCTGATGGCGACCGACGACCTCATGGAGGGCATCACGGCCTTCATGGGAGACGGTGAGCCGGAGTTCGAAGGGAAGTAAGGCTGGCCTCGAGACCGAGAGCGTTTCCGTCACCCGTGGGGTTTCGCGGTAGAGAACCCGCGGAACCCCAGAGGAACACTTTTGTGACAGCATTCGTATTTTTCAGCAATGTCGACAGCATCGCAGGACGCTGACGGGATCCAAGAGCGACTCGTCGACCACTTCGGACGGCTCCCGGCCGGCATCTACGTTCTCGTGTTCGTCCTCATATTCGAAGGAGCGTTCTCGTATCTCAATCCCGCTGCAGCGGGCGAGGCGCTGACGACAGCTGAAATGGCCGGTGTGATACTTCCACTTCTCGTCGTTGCCTGTTTGCTCTCTGGGCATCCGATCGGCTGGTTGCTCGCGCTTACGTACTTCGGCGGAACGGCCGCCCTCGGGTTGTTCCTCGGGATGTCCGTCGGTTCGCTTCCACTCCTGATGATTGTC is part of the Natronorubrum sediminis genome and encodes:
- a CDS encoding 3-hydroxyacyl-CoA dehydrogenase/enoyl-CoA hydratase family protein, producing MELEDINTVAVLGAGNMGHGIAEVVAMAGYDVNMRDINEEFVQNGYDQIEWSLDKLAENDQLSDDEAEAALERVTPFVDMADACGDADVVIEAVPEQMEIKEDVYTELESVAPDRAIFATNTSSLSITDLSEFTERPEQFCGMHFFNPPVRMQLVEVISGAQTNDETLDVIEELADDIGKSPVRVHKDSPGFIVNRVLVPLMNEACWLVESDEATIAEVDSTTKYDMGLPMGSFELGDQVGNDISYHVLEYMHDVLGEPYEPCPLLERKVENEELGKKTGKGFYDYEDGDGADIPTDEQSDLVESRLIASMANEVAKLIGNDVAPPESIDEATKLGAGFPDGPVKIVDEFGIENALETLEEAYEETGHERYEPADYLEERASEGGFYDAAEDDDGVEFDAIRVEYPGDMVGHIVLDRPHRMNTISDELLEELATAVDLLEDDEEIRSILITGEGEKAFSAGADVQSMAAGGADPLEGQELSRLGQQTFGKLEACDLPIVAGIDGFCLGGGMELSMCADLRVASERSAFGQPELDLGLLPGWGGTQRLKHIVGEGRAKEIILTAERFDAETMADYGFVNDVVDNADLEDEALALATDLAGGPPVAQKFTKRAMLTGRHDTEAGLEYEASAFGHLMATDDLMEGITAFMGDGEPEFEGK